One Streptosporangium sp. NBC_01495 DNA window includes the following coding sequences:
- a CDS encoding MFS transporter translates to MAMPSPTALLLRERRFVLLASARTISVLGDGFARVALAFGVIAIPGSTPEQLSLVLACQAVPMLLLILFSGVLADRFSRSGLMVVADVLGTVAYGGLAVMFLTGDAPIPAVALLATLAGVALALFVPAMTGVVPEVVPRERLQEANALLGVARNGAMVLGLALSGVVVALVGAGWALALNAVSFLASAALVRAMRLPRRLRVSMGSSWSDLRHGWREFVSRQWLWVVVVQYAFVVAAVGANVSVLGPLTAERDLGGASSWALIVAAQALGTVAGAGLAARLRPRRPMLLAVLATFPTALPMVLLGAGAPLWTIVAAMFAAGVAGDVFGVLWATTMQREVPPDALSRVSSYDWFGSLALAPLGVLAAGSVAAAVGPGTALLGCSALVVVATLAALLSPQVRTLRAPVSGEASATGEAPVSGEAPVSGEAPVLEEAVRPAPGESAGRTKEGG, encoded by the coding sequence ATGGCGATGCCCTCTCCCACCGCGCTCCTGCTGAGAGAGAGGCGCTTCGTCCTGCTCGCCTCGGCTCGGACGATCTCCGTGCTGGGTGACGGTTTCGCCCGGGTGGCCCTGGCGTTCGGCGTGATCGCGATTCCCGGGAGCACTCCTGAGCAACTGTCCCTGGTGCTGGCCTGCCAGGCCGTGCCGATGCTGCTGCTCATTCTCTTCAGCGGGGTGCTGGCCGACCGGTTCTCCCGGTCGGGGCTGATGGTGGTCGCCGATGTTCTGGGGACCGTCGCGTACGGCGGGCTGGCGGTGATGTTCCTGACCGGTGACGCGCCGATCCCCGCCGTGGCGCTGCTGGCGACCCTCGCAGGGGTGGCCCTCGCCCTGTTCGTACCGGCGATGACCGGGGTGGTGCCGGAGGTCGTCCCCCGGGAGCGGTTGCAGGAGGCCAACGCCCTGCTCGGGGTCGCGAGGAACGGCGCCATGGTGCTGGGGCTGGCGCTGTCCGGTGTCGTCGTCGCACTGGTCGGCGCCGGGTGGGCCCTCGCGCTCAACGCCGTCTCGTTCCTCGCCAGCGCCGCGCTGGTCCGCGCCATGCGCCTGCCCCGCCGCCTCCGGGTGTCCATGGGGTCCAGCTGGTCCGATCTGCGGCACGGCTGGCGGGAGTTCGTCTCACGCCAGTGGCTGTGGGTCGTGGTGGTGCAGTACGCCTTCGTCGTCGCCGCCGTCGGAGCCAACGTCAGCGTGCTCGGTCCCCTGACCGCCGAGCGGGATCTGGGCGGGGCGAGCTCCTGGGCGCTGATCGTCGCGGCCCAGGCGCTGGGGACGGTCGCGGGCGCGGGCCTCGCCGCGCGCCTCCGGCCCCGGCGGCCCATGCTCCTCGCGGTCCTGGCCACCTTTCCCACGGCGCTGCCGATGGTGCTCCTCGGCGCCGGGGCGCCGCTGTGGACGATCGTGGCCGCGATGTTCGCCGCCGGGGTGGCCGGGGACGTGTTCGGCGTGCTGTGGGCCACCACCATGCAGCGCGAGGTGCCTCCCGACGCGCTCTCCCGCGTCAGCTCCTACGACTGGTTCGGATCCCTGGCCCTGGCGCCCCTCGGCGTCCTCGCCGCCGGTTCCGTCGCCGCCGCCGTCGGTCCCGGTACCGCCCTTCTCGGCTGCTCCGCTCTCGTCGTGGTCGCCACGCTCGCGGCGCTGCTCTCCCCCCAGGTCCGTACCCTCCGGGCGCCGGTCTCCGGGGAGGCGTCGGCCACCGGGGAGGCGCCGGTCTCCGGGGAGGCGCCGGTCTCCGGGGAGGCGCCGGTTCTTGAGGAAGCCGTACGGCCCGCGCCCGGGGAGAGCGCGGGCCGTACCAAGGAGGGCGGTTAG
- a CDS encoding carbohydrate ABC transporter permease encodes MTTPMPGRPAPGRALPGRLTSGHLTPARLLRRAPLNLAALAVLAVSVFPVYWMVLTAFKPTRDIQSQTPTFWPAHPTLEHFATAVSADGFWTFWRNSLAVTASAVLLALVVALLAAFAVARMRWRGRKAFILMVFIAQMAPWEALLVSMFIIARDTDMLDKLSMLTLIYFMTTLPFTIVTLRGFLAAIPPELEEAALMDGCDRAAAFRRVVLPLLAPGLMSTCLFGFITAWNEFAFANALIIKNQDDRTLPVWLSSFSNVFGTDWGATMAASTLFMLPVLLIFLVLQRRVTSGMIAGAVKG; translated from the coding sequence GTGACCACCCCGATGCCTGGCCGGCCCGCACCCGGTCGCGCACTGCCCGGCCGCCTGACGTCCGGCCACCTGACACCCGCCCGCCTGTTGCGCCGCGCGCCGCTGAACCTGGCGGCCCTGGCCGTGCTGGCCGTCTCGGTCTTCCCCGTCTACTGGATGGTGCTGACCGCGTTCAAGCCCACCCGGGACATCCAGTCGCAGACCCCGACCTTCTGGCCCGCCCATCCCACCCTGGAGCACTTCGCGACCGCGGTGAGCGCGGACGGTTTCTGGACGTTCTGGCGTAACAGCCTCGCCGTCACCGCGAGCGCGGTACTGCTCGCCCTGGTGGTCGCGCTGCTCGCCGCGTTCGCGGTGGCCCGGATGCGCTGGCGCGGGCGCAAGGCGTTCATCCTGATGGTCTTCATCGCCCAGATGGCCCCGTGGGAGGCGCTGCTGGTGTCGATGTTCATCATCGCCCGCGATACCGACATGCTCGACAAGCTGTCGATGCTCACCCTGATCTACTTCATGACGACGCTGCCGTTCACCATCGTGACCCTGCGCGGGTTCCTCGCCGCCATCCCTCCCGAGTTGGAGGAGGCCGCGCTGATGGACGGGTGCGACCGGGCCGCCGCCTTCCGCCGGGTGGTCCTGCCGCTGCTCGCCCCCGGCCTGATGTCCACCTGTCTGTTCGGCTTCATCACCGCGTGGAACGAGTTCGCCTTCGCCAACGCGCTGATCATCAAGAACCAGGACGACCGGACCCTCCCCGTCTGGCTCTCCTCCTTCAGCAACGTCTTCGGCACCGACTGGGGAGCCACCATGGCCGCCTCGACCCTCTTCATGCTGCCGGTACTGCTGATCTTCCTCGTCCTGCAGCGCAGGGTCACCTCGGGAATGATCGCCGGCGCCGTCAAGGGGTGA
- a CDS encoding carbohydrate ABC transporter permease — protein sequence MPAAPQAPTGRPTRRRARDRDASAPGQLEPPGRPGRPGPDAARSKARSTARSGARPSRLTGLWPYLLIVPTLAGTAYLLLYPLIRSVVISFQHFRTGELIRGGAEFVGLDNYAEVLGGAEFWAVVRRTLIWTAVNVVLIMVISTAVALMIARLGRGMRLAVLGGLVLTWATPVLAATTIFQWLFQSRLGVVNWLLVTLGFESFRDYTWFADGTSTFAILVALVVWQSVPFAALTLYAGLTTIPSELYEAARIDGASGRQVFTAVTFPILRPLFGLITSLEVIWVFKCFAQIWAISKGGPGEATTTLPVYAFQVAQSLHKYDLGSAISTLTVLILIALLITHLRRMLKHEGEEL from the coding sequence ATGCCCGCTGCCCCCCAGGCCCCGACCGGGCGCCCGACACGGCGGCGCGCCCGCGACCGGGACGCCTCCGCCCCGGGACAGCTCGAACCACCCGGGCGACCCGGGCGACCCGGACCGGACGCGGCGCGATCAAAGGCGCGATCCACGGCCCGATCCGGGGCGCGGCCGTCCCGGCTCACCGGCCTCTGGCCCTACCTGCTGATCGTGCCCACCCTCGCGGGCACCGCCTACCTGCTGCTCTACCCGCTGATCCGCAGCGTCGTCATCTCCTTCCAGCACTTCAGGACCGGCGAGCTGATCCGCGGCGGGGCGGAGTTCGTCGGCCTGGACAACTACGCGGAGGTGCTCGGCGGGGCGGAGTTCTGGGCCGTGGTGCGCAGGACCCTGATCTGGACGGCCGTCAACGTCGTCCTGATCATGGTCATCTCCACCGCGGTGGCCCTGATGATCGCCCGTCTGGGCCGGGGGATGCGCCTGGCCGTGCTGGGCGGCCTGGTACTCACCTGGGCCACCCCCGTCCTCGCCGCCACCACGATCTTCCAGTGGTTGTTCCAGTCGCGGCTGGGGGTGGTCAACTGGCTGCTGGTCACGCTGGGGTTCGAGTCCTTCAGGGACTACACCTGGTTCGCCGACGGCACGTCCACCTTCGCCATCCTGGTCGCCCTGGTCGTCTGGCAGTCCGTGCCGTTCGCCGCCCTCACCCTCTACGCGGGCCTGACCACCATCCCCTCCGAGCTGTACGAGGCCGCGCGAATCGACGGCGCGAGCGGGCGGCAGGTCTTCACCGCCGTCACCTTCCCCATCCTGCGACCGCTCTTCGGCCTGATCACCTCGCTGGAGGTGATCTGGGTGTTCAAGTGCTTCGCCCAGATCTGGGCGATCAGCAAGGGCGGGCCGGGAGAGGCCACCACCACGCTGCCCGTCTACGCGTTCCAGGTCGCGCAGTCACTCCACAAGTACGACCTCGGCTCGGCGATCTCCACTCTCACCGTGCTGATCCTGATCGCCCTGCTGATCACCCACCTCCGGCGGATGCTCAAGCACGAAGGGGAGGAACTGTGA
- a CDS encoding extracellular solute-binding protein: protein MRDSFSDALLDRFRTDYQAAHPGVALDIQIQEWDGIGQKVTSALASNDAPDVIEVGNTQVAEYAASGGVKDLTDKITDLGGGDWLPGLAEPGKIDGRQYGIPWYAANRVVIYNKDLFAKASITSPPKTKDEWLEVTAKLNKGGDQGIYLPGQNWYTLAGFIWDEGGDLAVNEGGTWKGGLGTPQALAGVEFYRKLQALGKGPKDSDEAKPPQADVFAKGDVAQIIFTPGGAVAIEKANPELKGKLGFFPIPGKTADKPGAVFTGGSDLVIPEASKNPEAAYEVVKALAGEKFQVDMAKEMSYVPNRVSLASVLDGNEATAAMAAGAANGHATPNSPNWAAVEAKNLIKEYLTKVLTGGTPATEAATVDQGIAEILNTKS from the coding sequence ATGCGGGACAGCTTCTCCGACGCCCTGCTCGACCGCTTCCGCACCGACTACCAGGCGGCCCACCCCGGCGTCGCCCTCGACATCCAGATCCAGGAGTGGGACGGCATCGGCCAGAAGGTCACCAGCGCCCTGGCCAGCAACGACGCCCCGGACGTCATCGAGGTCGGGAACACCCAGGTCGCCGAGTACGCCGCCAGCGGCGGGGTGAAGGACCTCACCGACAAGATCACCGACCTGGGCGGCGGCGACTGGCTGCCCGGCCTGGCGGAACCGGGCAAGATCGACGGACGCCAGTACGGCATCCCGTGGTACGCCGCGAACCGGGTGGTCATCTACAACAAGGACCTGTTCGCCAAGGCCTCGATCACCTCCCCGCCCAAGACCAAGGACGAGTGGCTGGAGGTCACGGCCAAGCTCAACAAGGGCGGCGACCAGGGCATCTACCTGCCCGGCCAGAACTGGTACACCCTCGCGGGGTTCATCTGGGACGAGGGCGGCGACCTCGCGGTCAACGAGGGCGGCACCTGGAAGGGCGGCCTCGGCACCCCCCAGGCGCTGGCCGGGGTCGAGTTCTACCGAAAGCTCCAGGCGCTGGGCAAGGGCCCCAAGGACTCCGACGAGGCCAAGCCGCCGCAGGCCGACGTCTTCGCCAAGGGCGACGTCGCCCAGATCATCTTCACCCCGGGTGGCGCGGTGGCGATCGAGAAGGCCAACCCGGAGCTCAAGGGCAAACTCGGTTTCTTCCCGATCCCCGGCAAGACCGCTGACAAGCCGGGCGCGGTGTTCACCGGCGGCTCCGACCTGGTCATCCCCGAGGCCTCGAAGAACCCCGAGGCGGCGTACGAGGTGGTCAAGGCGCTGGCGGGTGAGAAGTTCCAGGTCGACATGGCCAAGGAGATGAGCTACGTGCCCAACCGCGTCTCCCTGGCGAGCGTGCTGGACGGCAACGAGGCGACGGCCGCGATGGCCGCGGGCGCCGCCAACGGGCACGCCACCCCCAACTCCCCCAACTGGGCGGCGGTCGAGGCCAAGAACCTGATCAAGGAGTACCTGACCAAGGTGCTCACCGGGGGCACCCCCGCCACCGAGGCCGCCACGGTGGACCAGGGCATCGCCGAGATCCTCAACACCAAGTCCTGA
- a CDS encoding GntR family transcriptional regulator: MTLNMRSGLKRDRVRDVLLDFIADMKPGEAIPSERDLCRELGVSRPTVRAAIDDLVMSGLLVREHGRGTFTGPHRVTQALASTTGNSFYAPPAEGNWLSRILEFGSTPAGARLATRLQLSPADPVLRVVRLRVVDDEPMAIERIHLPYALVDGLVPADMESGSFYRLLRERFNVDVRTAVQTIEPTVTDETEAELLHVPQHAPALLFERTTRDVGGRIVEFTRSIYRGDRYRVTSELSFNADSG; encoded by the coding sequence GTGACTCTAAACATGAGGTCCGGGCTCAAGCGCGACCGGGTGCGCGACGTCCTGCTCGACTTCATCGCCGACATGAAGCCGGGCGAGGCGATCCCCTCCGAGCGGGATCTCTGCAGGGAGCTCGGAGTCTCCCGGCCCACGGTGCGCGCGGCGATCGACGATCTGGTCATGTCGGGGCTGCTCGTCCGCGAGCACGGGCGCGGCACGTTCACCGGCCCGCACCGGGTCACCCAGGCGCTTGCCTCGACCACGGGCAACTCGTTCTACGCGCCGCCCGCCGAGGGCAACTGGCTCAGCCGGATCCTGGAGTTCGGTTCCACCCCCGCGGGCGCCCGGCTCGCCACCCGGCTCCAGCTCTCGCCCGCCGACCCCGTCCTGAGGGTCGTGCGGCTGCGCGTCGTCGACGACGAGCCCATGGCGATCGAGCGCATCCACCTGCCGTACGCCCTGGTCGACGGCCTGGTCCCGGCCGACATGGAGTCGGGCTCGTTCTACCGGCTCCTGCGGGAACGTTTCAACGTCGACGTCCGCACCGCCGTGCAGACGATAGAGCCCACTGTGACCGACGAGACCGAGGCCGAGCTCCTCCACGTCCCCCAGCACGCCCCGGCCCTGCTCTTCGAGCGCACCACCCGCGACGTCGGCGGCCGGATCGTCGAGTTCACCCGCTCGATCTACCGCGGCGACCGCTACCGGGTGACCTCGGAGCTGTCCTTCAACGCCGACTCCGGCTGA
- a CDS encoding MFS transporter yields the protein MDEQEGEGPAENVVAADRPATFREVFAVAEYRSLFAATSLSWIGDYFAKVAVAVLIFSDTGSALLSAAGFAISYLPWVVGGPVLAALAERFPYRRVMIICDLGRAALVTLVALPGLPLPALLLLLMVSSMFTPPFEAARSALVAQLLTGDRYVLGVSLQNTAGQAAQVAGYAVGGLIAAVDPRGALLINAATFGASALLLWRGVRPRPAAMTRARHRSLLKETGDGLRLVFGNRVMRPIALVVFSLVAIVIVPEGLAAAWSAELDGGSWTTGLLMAAMPIGTVIGAVLMRVTGPERRLKLVKPLLLAAPLLLVPALARPPFIVVFFLIVGAGIANTVIVPLNGLFVSVLPGDFRARAFGIMQGGIQITLATAVLTAGALAERFSVPVLVGGWALCGLALVGVVVKTWPRGDVIDAEIARVAELNREASAAPAR from the coding sequence GTGGACGAGCAGGAGGGCGAAGGTCCCGCGGAGAACGTCGTCGCGGCCGACCGGCCCGCCACCTTTCGGGAGGTCTTCGCCGTCGCGGAGTATCGCTCCCTGTTCGCGGCGACGTCGCTGTCCTGGATCGGCGACTACTTCGCCAAGGTCGCGGTGGCGGTTCTGATCTTCAGCGATACCGGCTCCGCACTGCTGTCCGCCGCGGGCTTCGCCATCAGCTATTTGCCCTGGGTGGTGGGAGGGCCTGTCCTCGCCGCTCTCGCGGAGCGGTTTCCGTACCGCCGCGTCATGATCATTTGCGATCTGGGCCGAGCGGCTCTCGTGACACTGGTCGCCCTGCCCGGGTTGCCGTTGCCCGCCCTGCTCCTCCTGCTCATGGTCTCCTCCATGTTCACACCGCCGTTCGAGGCGGCTCGTTCGGCCCTGGTGGCGCAGTTGCTGACCGGAGACCGCTACGTGCTGGGTGTCTCGCTGCAGAACACGGCGGGTCAGGCCGCGCAGGTCGCGGGTTACGCGGTGGGAGGGTTGATCGCCGCTGTCGACCCACGTGGTGCGCTTCTGATCAACGCGGCGACGTTCGGCGCTTCGGCGCTGCTGCTGTGGCGCGGAGTGCGGCCTCGTCCGGCGGCCATGACCAGGGCGCGTCATCGATCCCTGTTGAAGGAGACCGGTGACGGCCTGAGGTTGGTCTTCGGGAACCGGGTCATGCGGCCGATCGCCCTCGTGGTGTTCAGCCTGGTCGCGATCGTGATCGTCCCGGAGGGGCTGGCCGCCGCCTGGTCGGCCGAGCTGGACGGGGGCTCTTGGACCACGGGCCTGCTGATGGCGGCGATGCCGATCGGCACCGTCATCGGTGCCGTCCTGATGCGGGTGACGGGACCCGAGCGACGACTGAAACTGGTCAAGCCACTCCTGCTGGCGGCCCCTCTCCTTCTTGTGCCCGCTCTGGCCCGGCCGCCGTTCATCGTGGTGTTCTTTCTGATAGTCGGTGCCGGTATCGCCAACACGGTCATCGTGCCGCTGAACGGCCTGTTCGTCAGCGTGCTCCCCGGCGACTTCCGGGCCCGTGCTTTCGGGATCATGCAGGGAGGCATCCAGATCACGCTCGCGACCGCCGTACTCACCGCGGGCGCGTTGGCAGAAAGGTTCTCCGTGCCGGTCCTGGTCGGGGGGTGGGCTCTCTGCGGCCTGGCCTTGGTGGGGGTCGTGGTCAAGACCTGGCCGCGAGGCGATGTCATCGACGCGGAGATCGCACGAGTCGCGGAACTCAACCGCGAGGCTTCGGCCGCGCCGGCGCGATGA
- a CDS encoding cellulose binding domain-containing protein, protein MRRKLLLGGLVSAMLLALVGVAANPASAQQSVRLQYKTGATGAIADQVEPWFNLVNSGTSAVPLSGVKIRYYFKADTGSPQYRFACSWAVVSCSTVTGTFGTLSPGTSTADRYLEVGFTSGNLAVGAQTGDLQLRFYRADWQRLTQSDDYSFGPARTTYGDWTKVTVYQNGALIWGTSPVGGGGGDPTPTPTPTITNPPGGSGVVFDDFAYSNADDPNISAHNWTVRTNSGGPGVPGAGWPKQNVTFPTVSGTNKALQLRAVTDGTASGTQQSEVLHQRKFLEGTYAARVKFSDTPVSGPDGDHVVQTFFTITPLAADMDPNYSEQDFEYLPNGGWGEPANIMYATSWETYRNEPWQAVNVHTEVRQSYAGWHDLVLQVSGGQIRYYIDGALFAEHGGDYYPETVQSVNFNLWFISGGLVGSSTSRDYVQQVDWFYHSKNEVVAPATVLSRVNNYRSASTTWVDTVPNS, encoded by the coding sequence GTGCGCAGAAAGCTGTTACTCGGCGGACTCGTGTCCGCCATGCTGCTCGCGCTGGTGGGCGTCGCGGCCAACCCGGCGAGCGCCCAGCAGTCCGTCAGGCTCCAGTACAAGACAGGCGCCACCGGAGCGATCGCCGACCAGGTCGAGCCGTGGTTCAACCTGGTCAACAGCGGCACCTCGGCCGTGCCGCTGAGCGGTGTGAAGATCCGCTACTACTTCAAGGCGGACACCGGATCGCCGCAGTACCGTTTCGCGTGCTCGTGGGCGGTGGTCTCCTGCTCCACGGTCACCGGGACCTTCGGGACGCTCTCCCCCGGCACGTCCACCGCCGACCGCTACCTGGAGGTGGGCTTCACCTCGGGGAACCTCGCGGTCGGGGCGCAGACCGGTGACCTGCAGCTGCGCTTTTACCGCGCCGACTGGCAGCGGCTGACCCAGAGCGACGACTACTCCTTCGGCCCGGCCCGCACGACGTACGGCGACTGGACCAAGGTGACCGTCTACCAGAACGGCGCCCTGATCTGGGGCACCTCGCCCGTGGGCGGCGGTGGCGGCGACCCGACCCCGACGCCCACCCCGACGATCACGAACCCTCCCGGGGGCAGCGGGGTGGTGTTCGACGACTTCGCGTACAGCAACGCCGACGACCCGAACATCTCCGCGCACAACTGGACCGTGCGCACCAACAGCGGCGGCCCCGGCGTGCCCGGCGCCGGCTGGCCCAAGCAGAACGTGACCTTCCCCACGGTCTCCGGTACGAACAAGGCGCTGCAGCTCAGGGCCGTCACCGACGGCACCGCCTCGGGCACCCAGCAGTCGGAGGTGCTGCACCAGCGCAAGTTCCTGGAGGGCACCTACGCGGCCAGGGTGAAGTTCTCCGACACCCCGGTCAGCGGCCCCGACGGGGACCACGTCGTGCAGACCTTCTTCACGATCACTCCCCTGGCCGCCGACATGGACCCCAACTACAGCGAGCAGGACTTCGAGTACCTGCCCAACGGCGGCTGGGGCGAGCCCGCCAACATCATGTACGCCACATCGTGGGAGACCTACCGCAACGAGCCCTGGCAGGCGGTGAACGTCCACACCGAGGTCAGGCAGAGCTACGCCGGCTGGCACGACCTGGTCCTCCAGGTCTCCGGCGGCCAGATCAGGTACTACATCGACGGCGCCCTCTTCGCCGAGCACGGCGGCGACTACTACCCGGAGACGGTGCAGTCGGTGAACTTCAACCTCTGGTTCATCAGCGGCGGCCTGGTCGGCAGCTCGACCTCGCGTGACTACGTCCAGCAGGTCGACTGGTTCTACCACTCCAAGAACGAGGTCGTCGCCCCCGCCACCGTCCTGAGCCGCGTCAACAACTACCGCTCCGCCTCGACCACCTGGGTCGACACCGTCCCCAACTCCTAA
- a CDS encoding TolB family protein — translation MTDIEDKLRRILSEAADQVPERARVRLSATVRARHHPRRAPAALLAAAAVVMVAGGAGTAVRTLGASAVHQPAANATDTQGPTSRPTPLPEEKLPPPIEQVWPRALHKIPAKLPDGRAYYPELLLDDRTLVVITGALDGKRQFLWSYDLESGKPRRITEIPTRNSTLYANDVTAGGGNIVWWASYKEPGKQRVARIWAVPTGGGAPRKVTDVPLKDIMKKGHIRALEVVGSEVVFSRESGGVYRAPLRGGESRLVPGTEGQHLLRWPWVGRHARQAVFVKLFNVETRERRDAVVKPGEHSVRCGVTRCYGQSPPDGSEPRIFVRDRDGSRERALPARVQLGDDPGLERFHKRTFAKGVVLYDLVTGRSADLGVRRDKDGRMGIPNGGFDRLMAYQVGKKMYVVDLAAIK, via the coding sequence ATGACCGACATCGAAGACAAGCTGCGTCGCATCCTCTCCGAAGCCGCGGACCAGGTGCCCGAGCGGGCGCGGGTCAGGCTGTCCGCGACGGTCAGGGCACGCCATCACCCCCGGCGGGCGCCCGCCGCACTCCTCGCGGCGGCGGCCGTGGTCATGGTGGCCGGTGGGGCGGGTACAGCGGTGCGGACCCTGGGCGCGTCGGCCGTGCACCAGCCCGCGGCGAACGCCACGGACACGCAGGGACCGACGTCGCGGCCGACCCCGCTACCGGAGGAGAAGCTGCCGCCACCCATCGAACAGGTATGGCCGCGGGCCCTGCACAAGATCCCGGCCAAGCTGCCCGACGGCCGCGCTTACTACCCGGAGTTGCTTCTCGACGATCGGACGCTGGTCGTCATAACGGGAGCGCTCGACGGGAAAAGGCAGTTCCTGTGGAGCTACGACCTGGAGAGCGGCAAGCCCCGGCGGATCACCGAGATCCCGACCCGGAATTCGACGCTCTACGCCAACGACGTCACCGCGGGCGGCGGGAACATCGTCTGGTGGGCGTCGTACAAGGAGCCGGGCAAGCAGCGGGTCGCCCGGATCTGGGCGGTGCCGACCGGCGGCGGAGCCCCTCGGAAAGTGACCGACGTTCCGCTGAAGGACATCATGAAGAAGGGCCACATCCGGGCACTGGAAGTGGTGGGCTCGGAGGTGGTCTTCTCCCGCGAGAGCGGCGGGGTGTACCGGGCGCCGCTGCGCGGCGGCGAGTCCCGGCTGGTGCCGGGCACCGAGGGGCAGCACCTCCTGCGGTGGCCCTGGGTGGGCCGCCACGCCAGGCAGGCCGTCTTCGTCAAGCTGTTCAATGTCGAGACGCGGGAGCGGCGCGACGCCGTGGTCAAGCCCGGCGAGCACTCCGTCAGGTGCGGCGTCACCCGCTGCTACGGCCAGAGCCCGCCCGACGGGTCCGAACCACGTATCTTCGTCCGCGACCGCGACGGTTCCCGGGAGCGGGCGCTGCCCGCCAGGGTCCAGCTAGGTGACGATCCCGGCCTGGAGCGGTTCCACAAGAGGACATTCGCCAAAGGTGTCGTCCTTTACGACCTGGTCACCGGCAGGTCCGCCGATCTGGGCGTGCGACGGGACAAGGATGGACGCATGGGCATTCCCAACGGCGGCTTCGACCGGCTGATGGCCTATCAGGTCGGCAAGAAGATGTACGTCGTGGACCTGGCGGCCATCAAGTAG
- a CDS encoding beta-N-acetylhexosaminidase → MIIPRPREVAVDGGSVAFQRDLLRLMPDDPSLGEEGYRLDVSPSGVELTSGGPAGRFYGSRTLSQLGPLIPYGTIEDRPRFAWRGVMLDVARHFMPKAFVLRLVDLLAEHKLNVLHLHLTDDQGWRLEIERYPLLTEVGARRGGFYTREDVREIVAYAAERFVTVVPEIEMPGHAQAAIAAYPHLGNDPSREVEVWSEWGISEHVLNLEESTVRFCQDVLDEVFELFPSPYVHVGGDECPTAEWERSPRARRRLAELGLAGPQEACAWFIGRMAAHLEKHSRKLVCWDEPDREPTPGTTVMVWRDEQAERGGNDIILAPHTRTYFDYRPSAAPFDDQPADPDRPTVQERVLTLADTYAFAPDPAARGVQCQLWTEYMPTPERVEFMALPRMCAFAEVAWGSPGDYPDFLRRLGPHLARLSAQGVRGGPLIP, encoded by the coding sequence GTGATCATTCCGAGGCCACGGGAAGTGGCCGTCGACGGGGGCTCCGTCGCGTTCCAGCGGGACCTCCTGCGGCTGATGCCCGACGACCCGTCCCTCGGCGAGGAGGGCTACCGCCTCGACGTCTCCCCCTCCGGTGTCGAGCTCACCTCCGGCGGCCCGGCCGGCCGCTTCTACGGCTCGCGGACCCTCTCCCAGCTGGGGCCGCTGATCCCGTACGGGACGATCGAGGACCGGCCGAGGTTCGCCTGGCGCGGGGTGATGCTGGACGTCGCCCGGCACTTCATGCCCAAGGCGTTCGTCCTGCGCCTCGTCGACCTGCTCGCCGAGCACAAGCTCAACGTGCTGCACCTGCACCTGACCGACGACCAGGGATGGCGCCTGGAGATCGAGCGCTACCCCCTGCTCACCGAGGTCGGCGCGCGGCGCGGCGGTTTCTACACACGGGAGGACGTGCGGGAGATCGTCGCGTACGCGGCGGAGCGCTTCGTCACCGTGGTGCCCGAGATCGAGATGCCCGGCCACGCCCAGGCCGCCATCGCCGCCTACCCGCACCTCGGCAACGACCCGTCCCGCGAGGTGGAGGTCTGGTCGGAGTGGGGGATCAGCGAGCACGTCCTCAACCTTGAGGAGTCCACCGTCCGCTTCTGCCAGGACGTGCTCGACGAGGTCTTCGAGCTCTTCCCGAGCCCGTACGTGCACGTCGGAGGGGACGAGTGCCCCACCGCCGAGTGGGAGCGCAGTCCCCGGGCGCGGCGGAGGCTGGCGGAGCTGGGGCTGGCGGGGCCTCAGGAGGCGTGCGCCTGGTTCATCGGCCGGATGGCCGCGCACCTGGAGAAGCACTCGCGCAAGCTGGTCTGCTGGGACGAGCCGGACCGCGAGCCCACTCCCGGCACGACCGTGATGGTCTGGCGCGACGAGCAGGCCGAGCGCGGCGGCAACGACATCATCCTGGCGCCGCACACGCGGACCTACTTCGACTACCGCCCCTCGGCCGCGCCCTTCGACGACCAACCGGCCGACCCCGACCGGCCGACCGTCCAGGAGCGCGTCCTCACCCTGGCCGACACCTACGCGTTCGCACCCGACCCGGCCGCGCGGGGCGTGCAGTGCCAGCTGTGGACCGAGTACATGCCCACGCCCGAACGGGTCGAGTTCATGGCCCTGCCCAGGATGTGCGCCTTCGCCGAGGTCGCCTGGGGATCGCCCGGCGACTACCCCGACTTTCTCCGGCGGCTCGGCCCGCACCTCGCCCGGCTCAGCGCCCAGGGCGTTCGCGGCGGCCCGCTCATCCCCTGA